From Lujinxingia vulgaris:
ACATTTGCATTCACGACCGTTCAACGTTAGGGTCCGCGCCCGGCGCGCCGCGCCCAGAGCTTTTGCGCTTCACTATGTGCCTCTCCACCCGGATGGAGCTCCGATGTCACACCCGCTCAAACGCCAGAAAACCGCCATCATCAAAGCGATCTTCGGCCTCATCGCCACATTGGTGCTCCTGGTCGCCTCCCCGGCCACAGCCGAACTTCGCGTCGTGGCCACCACCCCCGACCTCGGCGCCATCGCCACCGAAGTGCTCGGCGACCAGGGCACCGTCGAGACCCTCGTGCGCCCCGGAGACGATCCCCACTTCGTCGATCCTCGCCCCAGCTTCGTGCCCCTGCTCCACCGCGCCGACCTGCTCGTGCTGGTGGGAATGGACCTGGAAATTGGCTGGCTCCCCACGCTGATCACCGGCGCGCGCAATCCGAAACTTCAACCCGGCCAGCCCGGCTACTTTGACGCCTCCGCCCATATCGTGGCCGCCGACGTGCCCCGCGGCCCGGTCGATCGCACCATGGGCGATGTGCACCCCGGCGGGAACCCCCACTACACCACCGACCCCCGCCAGGGCGCGCGCGTCGCGCTGGCGCTCGGCCGCCACCTGGCCGAGCTCGACCCGCCCAACGCCGACGCTTACGTGGAGCGCAGCCGCAATCTGGCCCGCGATCTCATCCGCGTCGCCCAGCGTTTTGAGCTCTTATTTCGCGATCTTCCCGCCGAGCGCCGCCAGGTCGTAACCTACCACAAATCCTGGACCTACGTGGCCGGCTGGCTCAGCCTCACCGACGTCATGCAGATCGAACCCAAGCCCGGCGTTCCCCCCAACCCCCGCCACGTCGCGCGCCTTGTAGAGACGATTCAGGAGCGCAACATCCCGGCCATCCTCCAGCTCAACTACTACCCCACGCGCACCACCGAGCAGCTCAGCGAGCGCTCCGACGCCACACTCCTGCGCCTGCCCGCCCAGACCTCCGAAGGTCAGCGCTACGTCGCGCACCTCGAAGCGCTGGCCGAGCGCATCTATGAGACTCTGAATCCGGCCCCGGCCCCCTGAATTAGCGGCCCTCAGCCTCTTTCCCGAACCTTTGCTCGGACGCGTTGCATGAGCCCGGACACCGATCTTCGCCCCAACTTCGACCAGCCCGGCCAGGTGGCCCACGAGACCATCCCGCCCTGCCTGCCCGAGGATCATATCTCGCGCCAGCCCACGCTTCTGCAGGTGCAGGGGCTGGTCTGCGGCTACGGCGGCAAGGGCCTGCTCGGCCCCCTGGATTTTCACCTCCACCAGGGCACCTTCATGCTCATTGAGGGCCCCAACGGCGTGGGCAAATCCACCCTGCTTAAGACCCTCATCGGGCTGATCCCGCCGGTGAGCGGGCGCATCGACTGGAGCCTTCCGGCCGACGCCCTGCGCTTTGTGCCCCAGACCCGCACCCTCGATCCAATGCTGCCCGCCACCGTCTTCGACGTGCTCGCCACGGGCCTTCACCGCGGCCGGGGCTTAAGCGCGCTGCGCATCCGTCCGCGCCGCACCGAGCTCCTCGAAGCCCTGGAGGTCGTGGGCATGGCCCACCTCTGCGATCACCTCTTCCGCGAGCTCTCCGAAGGCCAGAAACAGCTCATCCTCCTGGCCCGCGCCCTGCTCGGAAAGCCCCGCCTCCTGCTCCTCGATGAGCCCTCCGCGTCGATGGACCCCGAGCGTGAGGCCGCCACCATTGAACTTCTCCACGGCATCCAGCAGCAGCTCGACGTCACCGTCATGATGATCGCCCACGGCTCCGCCCTTGCGCGCAGCGCCTCAAGTCGCATCATGCGCATCGACCGCCGCGGCCACATCGCCATCGAGGAGTGCCTGAAAGACTGCCTCGACGATCCGCACCACACCCACTGATCTTCGCGGGCACCCCTATGTTTGAATTTCTGGCGCTCTACGGCGACCTCTACCGCGACCCCATCCTCACCGCCATGATCGCAGGCCTGGGCCTGGGACTTCTCGGCGTGTACGTGGTCAGCCGCCGCATCGTCTTTGTCAGCGCCGCGCTCAGCCAGACCTCCGCGCTGGGCGTCACGATCGCTTTTTACCTGAGCGCGCAGCTCGGCCTGGCCGGCCTCCTCGCTGAACTTCTGGCCCCGGCGCTGGCGATCCTCCTCTCCACCATCGTCGTCTTCAGCCTGGTATGGCTTGGCGAGCGCCCCACCCTGGGCCGAGATGCGCTTCTGGGCGTGGCCTTTATCGTGCCCACAGCCCTGGTGCTGCTCTTAGGCCCGCTGATCGCCCACGAGCTCCACGAAGTCGAAGCGGTGCTTCACGGCTCGGCGGTGCTCGTGCGCGAAAGCGATCTCTACGCCATCCTCGGCGCCACCCTGCTCGTAGTCGTCACCCAGCTCGTCGCCTTTCGCGCGTTTGTCTTCGCCAGCCTCGATCCCCTGGTCGCCCGCACCCAGGGCGTGCCCGTGCGCAGGCTCGACGCGATCCTCTTCGGCGCCATCGCGCTGCTCACCGGCCTCTCCACCCGCGCGCTCGGCGCGCTGCCCACCTTCGGCCTCACTGTGCTGCCGGCCATCGGCGCCCTCGGGCTAAATGTCGGGCTGAAGTGGGTCTTCATCATCGCCGCAACCTCCGGCGCTGCCTCCGGCCTGCTCGGCTACATGCTCGCCCTGGCCACCGACTGGTCAGTGGGCGCAAGCCAGACCCTGGTCGCCGCGCTGCTGGCGCTCCTGCTGCGCGCACTCGGAATGCTGCTTAACCGCGGCGCCCGCCCCACCCCCTCCTCGGCGCCCCCCGAAAAGGCGCGGCCCGCCTGAAGATCCAGAATTTGGTTGCATCAACAGGGGGTTGCTGACTATCGTCTCCCCCACGGTCCCCATAGACCCTGGCTCTGCCGTGCCCGAACGCCTGCAGGCCAGCCGGTCGCGCATCACATGTTGAGCCGGCCGCGCTAACCCATCGACGAGAACCCACGATCGGACTTGTCAGAAAGTCGGAGATGAATCGGATGAAGCGACTCACCCCCTGGAACCTTCCCCTCAGTGGGATTTTGGCACTCGCCCTGGCCGCTTGCGGCGGCGGCGAGACCGAAGCCCCTGACCTCTTAGAGTGTGGCCCCGGCACCGAGCTTAGCGGAGGCGCCTGCGTCCTCGCTGAAGACACCTGCGGCGCGGGCCTCACCCTCAACGAAAACGATCAATGCGTCCCCACCGAGGAGCTCTGTGGTGACGAGACCGTCTACGACACCGAGTCGGGCACCTGCGTGGGCCCCGAGGAGATCGTCTGCGGTGAGGGCACCATCGAGATCGATGGCCGCTGCCTGGTCGATAACCCGCTGACCTGCGGCGAAGACACCGTGCTCGCCAACGGCCAGTGCGAGCTCACTGAAGAGATCTGCGGCGAAGGCACCGAGTTTGCCGACGCCGGCTGCGCGCTCATCGGCGAGACCGTCTGCGCCGACCGCACCGTCTTCGACGTGGCGCTCGGCAAGTGCGTCGACCTGGGCAACGTCGAATGTGGCGACGACACCTTCGAGGTGGAAAACCGCTGCATCTCGGTCGACACCGTCGCCGACAACCTCGCGTCCAGCGCCGACGTCGTCTACGCCGAAGGCGGCGACAACGCCCTCACGATCCCCGAGCTGGAGACCAGCCTGGTCTTCGCCGGCACCATCGAGGCCAACGACGCCGGTGAGCATCAGTTCACCCTGAGCGCCGAAGCCGGCGACTGGTTCGAGCTGACCGTCTTCACCCGCGGCCTGCCCTCGCCGATGGCCATCATCGTCAACGACAGCGGCTACGATCGCGCCACCAGCTCCGCCCTCTCCAACGTCGCGCAGCGCACCTTCGCGATGCCCGTAGATGGCGACTACACCCTCACCATCGCCAACGCGCTCAACCAGCTCAACGGCACCGCCAACAGCGGTGACGGCACCTGGGCCTACGTTGCGCAGATCAGCCGCATCGAGGCTCCCGAGCCCAAGCCCTGGCCCGGCATCGAAGCCGTCGCCACCGGCGACCTCGCCGATCTCACCGAGAACCTCTACCAGGTCGAGTTCCCCGAAGAATTCAACCTCTCGATGAACGTCGACATGCTCGGCGCCGACGCGCAGGCCGTGGTCGACCAGTGGGCCAGCCTCTCCGAGTTCACCGAGTCCTTCGACCTCGAAGAAGGCGGCTCCTTCGTGCCCGAGCGCCCCGCCTCCGGCGAGCCGGTCTTCCTCCTCTTCGACGTGGAGCGCCAGACCGGCCCCGCCACTGGCTTTGAAATCAGCACCCAGCGTGCGGTCGACGTCGATATCGACGAGACCTATGAGTTTGAAGTCACGACCCAGCCCGGACAGATGGTCAAGATCAGCTACACCACGTCCAACCCCAGCGCTTTCAATGCGCAGTTTCAGGTGTCGCAAAACGGCGAGGAGCTCGCGAGCTACGGCAACACCGACCCTCTTAATGGCACCACCTCGTTCTCCACGCGACCTGATGCTCGTTATTTCTTCGCGGTCGACGGCGGCACCTACACCGTCGGTATGACCAACGATAACTGGTCGGCGCCCATCTACGACTTCGTGCCCGTGATCACCATCATCGACCCCACCCCCATCCCTGTGGCGGGCGATGAGAGCTTCACCTTCACCCGTGAAGAGGAGCTTGAAGAAGGTGGGTTCGCATTCTACCGCCTCGACATCACCACCCCGGCCAGCTTTGAAGGCTTCCTTCGCACCGGTGAGCTCGTCTTTGAAGAGCCCGAAGAAGAAGACGAAGAAGGCCAGTGGATCGACGATGAAGAGAACCCCGGCGCCGGCGACCCCGACGCGGTCATCATTGGCTCCGACAACTTCGTCTCTGAGCAGTTCTTCGAAGAAGGCACCTTTGAGATCCTCGAGTTCACGCTCCTGACCCCGGGCTCCTACATCTTCGCCATCAGCGCCTACGAGGCCCTCACCCAGGGCTACACCCTGGAGCTCGACGCCACCGAGCGTCAGGCCCTGGTCCCGGAAGAGATCATCTCCGAGACCTTCACCCTGGAGACCTACGACCTGATCCGCGGCAGCGCCGAGTTCGCCGATGGCGAGAGCGCCACCATCCGCGTCTACAACCCCGACGATGTTGTCATCTTCGAAGCCGAAGCCAGCGGCGACTACGAGTTCCTGGAGCTTGCCCCCGGCCCCGGCGACTACCGCGTGGAGCTCACCAACGAGACCGAAGACGCCATCCTGCGCCCCACTTACGAGTTCGAAGGTGTGACCGACGCCGACTTCTTCGAAGCCTCCCTGGGAAGCCTCGATCTGGGCACCACCGGCGCCTACACCGCAGGCGATCGTGACTACTACCTCTTCCGGGTACGCGATGCGATGCTCATCTCCATGACCTTCTCCGTCGCGCAGGGCGAAGCCATCAGCACCAAGGTCTTCTCCCGCGCCAGCCGCAACACGCTGCGCGAGCAGGTCGGTAACCTCATCAACTTCGAAGACCTCTACGCCAGCAACGACCTCATCATCGTCGAAGTCGTCGCTAACAGCGCGCTCGCCGACGGTTACTCCTTCGACCTGGACTTCGACGAAGTGACCGGTGTTCCCGCTGTCAATGAATCGGTGAGCCCTGGGCTTCAAATCTCACCCTCCACGCGCACCGTATCCTCTTCGTTGAGCACCGCGGGTTGCATTATTATCGAGAGCATCACGGTCGACCTGGACATTGCTCATGGCTTCATCGGCGACCTTGATGTTGTCCTGACCAGCCCTGAAGGCACCGAAGTCCTCGTCCACGCCGACCACATCAGCGGTGGCCTTCTGGTAGGTAATATCCCCGACGATATCGACGCCGAGGAATCACTCGACGCGTTTGTTGGCGAGAGCGGCTCGGGCGAATGGACGCTTACCGTCACTGACACCTACGATGATGGTGGCGGTTCCTTCGATACCGGCACCGTCAACAGCTGGGGCGTTAACCTGACTTGCAGCATCTAACCTGCCACGGCGTCTGGTGCCGCGCCCCCTCCGGGCGCGGCACACCCTGAACCTTACGAAAGACCCAATCATCACGGGAGATTCGATACATGCGTACCCTGACAAAACTCTCCGCGCTCGCCATCCTGGCTGCCAGCGCCATCGCCTGCGGTGGTGACGGTGGCGAGGTCGAGCAGCGTGAATGCGGCCCCGGCACCTACCTTGTCGACGGCCAGTGCGAAGTCGATGAATCCAACTGCGGCGAAGGCTCCGTCCTCAACGACGAGGGCCAGTGCGAGCCCACCGGCGAGATCTGCGGTGAAAACACGACCTACGATGCCGGCGAAGGCCGCTGCGTGCCCAACATCGGCATCCAGTGCGCCGAAGGCACCATCGAAGTCGACGGGGAGTGCGTGCCCGAAGACGCGGTCGAATGTGCCGAAGGCACCGTCGTCGCCAACAACCAGTGCGTCCCCGCTGACGATGTCTGCGGCGATGGCACCGAGCCCGACAGCCAGGACCGCTGCCGCCCCTCCGACGCGGCCTGCGGTGATGGAACGAGCTTCGACGTGGCCACCCGCACCTGCGTGCCCACCTCCCAGCTGAGCTGCGGCGCGGGCACCATCCAGATCGAAGGCACCTGCCTCCTGCGCGCCGGCGTCGTCGCCGACCTGGCCGCCACCGCCACCCTCAACCTCGACGAAGCTGGCGAGACCCCGGTCGACCTCGTCTCCGGCGAAGCGCTGGTCTTCACCGGCAACATCGACGCCCCTGAGGTGGTCGAAGGTGAGTACGTCCAGGATCTCGACACCCTGCTTATCAACGGCACCCCGGGCCAGTGGATCCGCGTGGCCATCCACGCCGACGGCATGCCCGAGCCTGGCTTCGTCTTCATGGAAGAAGTCGCCGAGCCCGTCGAGCCCGTCGACCCCGAAGCCGAAGAGCCGCCGGCTCCCTTCAGCCGCACCAGCGACGCTGGCGCCGGTCTGGACTTCAGCCGCGAGATCGTCATCCCCACCGAAGGCGTCTACGCCCTCAACGTCGGCCCCATCGCCCAGCTCCTCGAGCTGGCCGGTCCCGCCGGCGACGAAGACTGGGGCTACGTCGGCAGCATCGAGCTCATTGACGCGCCGACGCCGACCGCTGTTGAGTTCCCTCAGGACACCATCAGCGGCGATGTTCGTGACCTGACCGAGAACTTCTACGAGGTCAGCGGCGTTACCGCGGGCGATCAGTTTGTCTTCTTCCTCGATCAGGTACCGTCTGACGCGCAGGCCGAAGTCCAGATCTGGACCGACGCCACGACCCTGGCAGAGACCGTCGCTATCGACGGTGGCGTCTTCATTCTGGACGCCCCCGCCGAGAACTTCTTCCTCCTCGTCGATCGCGTCTACGCCGACGGTCCGGCCACGGCCTACAGCGCCCAGCCCAACTCCAGCCAGACCCTCGACGGCGAAGCCACCATCACCGAAACCATCACACTCGCTGCCGGTGAATACATCACCATCAGCCAGTGGAATGGTGACGAAGCTAACCTCAACGCCAGCATCTCGGTCGCTGGCGAAGCCGTCGTCGAAAGCTCTGCGCTGCGCCCCCGCACCGCGGCCTCCGGAACGCGCGCGCTGCAATGGTTCGCCTTCGAGGAGACGGAAGTCACCGTCACCTTCGAAAATACGTCTGAGGACGCACTTGAAGGCCTCGTGGCCGGCATTAACGTGCGCGTAGCAGCCAACGCTGGCGAAGTCTCCGACGGCGACTCGGTGGAACTGGGCAACGCCCTTCAAGCCGGCCAGACCGCTTATGTTATGTTTGAGCCCGCCGAACTCATCAACTGGGTCATCGCTCTCGACGGTGAGGCCACCGCTGAGTTTGAAATCCTCGACAGCGCCTACAACTCCATCGTTACCGGCTCGAATAGCTCCACCCTTCGCGCCGGTGAACTGGAGCCTGCTGCCTATGTGCTCGTCATCACGGCGACCTCCGAAATCGCCGCTTCGACGGAGGTGTCGTTCGCCCTCTCCACCCTTTTCCAGGCTGGCGAGACCGATATTTCCCTGAACCTTCCCGCCTCCAGCGGAACCTTCGAGCCCACCGAATCTACGGTCACCGTGCCGCAATCCTGCGCGCGTGTCGGCAGCATTGAGGTGTACTTCTCCACAACGAGCGGGACCTACCAGGATGACCTCCGCGTCACCCTGATCGACCCGCGTGGTGATGAGTACCGCCTGCTCAATGTGGCTACGTCGGTCAACTCCTCCGCCCTCGATGTCACCTTCCCCACCACGCGCGAGCCGGTTGAGTCGCTTACCCCGCTGCATGGAACCGAAGCACCGGGTGACTGGACCCTTCTGATGGAATACGAATGGACCAACGCCTCTGCAGGAGTGCCTGAATGGTACCTGCTCATCGATTGTGTTGAGTAATTCGTTACTTCATACACCAACAAAAAAGCCGCCCCTCCGGGGCGGCTTTTTTGTTGTCTGAGCACCACGCCAGACTCACACAAAACACGTTTTAATTTCCTTTCAGCCCCCACACGCCATTCACTCTAATTTCACTCCCCGCCACGCCTTCTTCTAAGCTCTACCCCAACTCGAGATATCCGGCGCCGAAAATCCGCGCGAATACCTTGAATCACAATCCCCATTTCCCCACACTTCCCCCTCATACCCATCCCCCTGTCGGAGCAAGCGCTATGCCCCCTCATCCCCGCGCACTCGCCGCCCCCTTCTTCTTCGGCCTCGCCACCCTGGCGTTCACCGCCGCGCTTTCAGGCACCAACCCTGCTCACGCCGACACTGCATGTTCTGTAGGCGTAGACTCGGCCAGACTTGAGTTTTCTCACGAGCCCGGAAGTGACGGCCTTATGGCTCAGGAGCTCGCCTTAAGGGCTGGAAGTTTCAGGCCCACACTCCATGGAGTGTGGTCGTTAAAAATTGGCTCTAATGAAAGTGGACTGACTTATCGTCTACGCCCGCAAGAACAAGGGGAAGTGTCGACGTCTTCATTACAACAATCCGTACTTACGCTAGCGGGAGAAAACCAATGACCCAGCAAAACCATACATTAAAACAACGCGCTCTTCTCTCCCTCTTTACTGGCGTCGCTGTGTTGCTCGCCAGCCTCGCAACATCGGCCTGCACCGATATGTTTGACGATTGTGGTCCTGAAAACCCGCCTCCCACGATCACCAGCATTTACAATACGCCCCTCGTTCCCACCGATGACCCATTTATAAACACGACCTCCGAAGAATTCCAGAACGCTGCCGAGCTCTTCGAGGTCATTTCGGTTCACGTGACAGACGACGAAAAAGTTCACGTGACCTACATTCATGATGGCCAGCAGTATGTTGACATCTACAACATCATGGAAGTTGGCGTCATATACCTCTGACGATTCAAGCATGACGTCTTTAAGCCGCATATGTTTACGTTCACCGTCGCGCCTGGCGAGTCATGTTCAAACTCTGGCTGTTTGCAAAGAGCAAATGTATCAAGTTTTGAGCGGCACCTGGTAGACAGCCGTGATCTGGCAAACGTGTCTTCACGTTCATCACTTCACCCCCGCCCATCCTGGCGGAGCAGACGGATGGAACCGATCCAGCACATTCCCTGGTTAGACTGCTGAAAATCCCTACTGCATCACCACCCTTGCCTCACAAACACCCCACCTCCACCACAAACACCCCGAACGCCGCCCCCGGATCATCATCACCGATAATCCCCTGCAGATCGCCCGCGGGTTGCGGCGGCGCCACGCTTCCCATCGGCACACGCACCCCCTCGCCCTCGTAGGTGCCCTGCGCCACGGGCGGACCCCACACATCATATACGCTGCGGATCGTATACGAGGCACCGGGGTCTGCGAACGCCCCCAGATCGACCTCCACCTCCTCCCGCATCTCCCAGTTATAGATGATCAGGTGCGCGCGACCAGCGCTGTATTCATTGACCTGCAAGACCACCCGATTCTCGGTGGGAAGTGACCCGCCATAGAGGTTGTCGGGGTACATCGCCGGGTCAATCCCACTGAGTTCGCTGTAAAAGGCGTTGTTCTCCAACACCCCCGTGCTCCAATGTCCCTGGGCGGCCACGAGCCCGACCAGGTAGTTGTCGAGGAAGGTAATGTCCTCATTCTGCACCGATCCGCCCCAGCCCACCCGCGTGCTGCGGGCATTTATTGTCGGCGCCCAACTGTGGTTAC
This genomic window contains:
- a CDS encoding metal ABC transporter permease — encoded protein: MFEFLALYGDLYRDPILTAMIAGLGLGLLGVYVVSRRIVFVSAALSQTSALGVTIAFYLSAQLGLAGLLAELLAPALAILLSTIVVFSLVWLGERPTLGRDALLGVAFIVPTALVLLLGPLIAHELHEVEAVLHGSAVLVRESDLYAILGATLLVVVTQLVAFRAFVFASLDPLVARTQGVPVRRLDAILFGAIALLTGLSTRALGALPTFGLTVLPAIGALGLNVGLKWVFIIAATSGAASGLLGYMLALATDWSVGASQTLVAALLALLLRALGMLLNRGARPTPSSAPPEKARPA
- a CDS encoding proprotein convertase P-domain-containing protein; protein product: MRTLTKLSALAILAASAIACGGDGGEVEQRECGPGTYLVDGQCEVDESNCGEGSVLNDEGQCEPTGEICGENTTYDAGEGRCVPNIGIQCAEGTIEVDGECVPEDAVECAEGTVVANNQCVPADDVCGDGTEPDSQDRCRPSDAACGDGTSFDVATRTCVPTSQLSCGAGTIQIEGTCLLRAGVVADLAATATLNLDEAGETPVDLVSGEALVFTGNIDAPEVVEGEYVQDLDTLLINGTPGQWIRVAIHADGMPEPGFVFMEEVAEPVEPVDPEAEEPPAPFSRTSDAGAGLDFSREIVIPTEGVYALNVGPIAQLLELAGPAGDEDWGYVGSIELIDAPTPTAVEFPQDTISGDVRDLTENFYEVSGVTAGDQFVFFLDQVPSDAQAEVQIWTDATTLAETVAIDGGVFILDAPAENFFLLVDRVYADGPATAYSAQPNSSQTLDGEATITETITLAAGEYITISQWNGDEANLNASISVAGEAVVESSALRPRTAASGTRALQWFAFEETEVTVTFENTSEDALEGLVAGINVRVAANAGEVSDGDSVELGNALQAGQTAYVMFEPAELINWVIALDGEATAEFEILDSAYNSIVTGSNSSTLRAGELEPAAYVLVITATSEIAASTEVSFALSTLFQAGETDISLNLPASSGTFEPTESTVTVPQSCARVGSIEVYFSTTSGTYQDDLRVTLIDPRGDEYRLLNVATSVNSSALDVTFPTTREPVESLTPLHGTEAPGDWTLLMEYEWTNASAGVPEWYLLIDCVE
- a CDS encoding metal ABC transporter ATP-binding protein, which translates into the protein MSPDTDLRPNFDQPGQVAHETIPPCLPEDHISRQPTLLQVQGLVCGYGGKGLLGPLDFHLHQGTFMLIEGPNGVGKSTLLKTLIGLIPPVSGRIDWSLPADALRFVPQTRTLDPMLPATVFDVLATGLHRGRGLSALRIRPRRTELLEALEVVGMAHLCDHLFRELSEGQKQLILLARALLGKPRLLLLDEPSASMDPEREAATIELLHGIQQQLDVTVMMIAHGSALARSASSRIMRIDRRGHIAIEECLKDCLDDPHHTH
- a CDS encoding proprotein convertase P-domain-containing protein, with amino-acid sequence MKRLTPWNLPLSGILALALAACGGGETEAPDLLECGPGTELSGGACVLAEDTCGAGLTLNENDQCVPTEELCGDETVYDTESGTCVGPEEIVCGEGTIEIDGRCLVDNPLTCGEDTVLANGQCELTEEICGEGTEFADAGCALIGETVCADRTVFDVALGKCVDLGNVECGDDTFEVENRCISVDTVADNLASSADVVYAEGGDNALTIPELETSLVFAGTIEANDAGEHQFTLSAEAGDWFELTVFTRGLPSPMAIIVNDSGYDRATSSALSNVAQRTFAMPVDGDYTLTIANALNQLNGTANSGDGTWAYVAQISRIEAPEPKPWPGIEAVATGDLADLTENLYQVEFPEEFNLSMNVDMLGADAQAVVDQWASLSEFTESFDLEEGGSFVPERPASGEPVFLLFDVERQTGPATGFEISTQRAVDVDIDETYEFEVTTQPGQMVKISYTTSNPSAFNAQFQVSQNGEELASYGNTDPLNGTTSFSTRPDARYFFAVDGGTYTVGMTNDNWSAPIYDFVPVITIIDPTPIPVAGDESFTFTREEELEEGGFAFYRLDITTPASFEGFLRTGELVFEEPEEEDEEGQWIDDEENPGAGDPDAVIIGSDNFVSEQFFEEGTFEILEFTLLTPGSYIFAISAYEALTQGYTLELDATERQALVPEEIISETFTLETYDLIRGSAEFADGESATIRVYNPDDVVIFEAEASGDYEFLELAPGPGDYRVELTNETEDAILRPTYEFEGVTDADFFEASLGSLDLGTTGAYTAGDRDYYLFRVRDAMLISMTFSVAQGEAISTKVFSRASRNTLREQVGNLINFEDLYASNDLIIVEVVANSALADGYSFDLDFDEVTGVPAVNESVSPGLQISPSTRTVSSSLSTAGCIIIESITVDLDIAHGFIGDLDVVLTSPEGTEVLVHADHISGGLLVGNIPDDIDAEESLDAFVGESGSGEWTLTVTDTYDDGGGSFDTGTVNSWGVNLTCSI
- a CDS encoding metal ABC transporter substrate-binding protein — protein: MSHPLKRQKTAIIKAIFGLIATLVLLVASPATAELRVVATTPDLGAIATEVLGDQGTVETLVRPGDDPHFVDPRPSFVPLLHRADLLVLVGMDLEIGWLPTLITGARNPKLQPGQPGYFDASAHIVAADVPRGPVDRTMGDVHPGGNPHYTTDPRQGARVALALGRHLAELDPPNADAYVERSRNLARDLIRVAQRFELLFRDLPAERRQVVTYHKSWTYVAGWLSLTDVMQIEPKPGVPPNPRHVARLVETIQERNIPAILQLNYYPTRTTEQLSERSDATLLRLPAQTSEGQRYVAHLEALAERIYETLNPAPAP